The genome window CCCAATGCTTTGAATACCAAATATAATCAATCCGGAAAACCGGATAATTTAATCTCCAATTCGACCTTTTTACCAAGAATTTAAGTTCCCAACCGTGAGGCCAGGTAAAACCCAACCCCCATCCCGATTTTCGGAAAGCATCTTGCATGACTTTCTGCACCTTGTCATAGTCTTGAGTTTCGTCTGTCATATTAAAATCGCCTGCGACGATTACTGGCAGAGTTTCTCGCTCAACTCGCTGCACTAAGTCTTGAATTTCAGGCGATCGTTTGTCATATTTGTAAACTGGAACTTTGAGAAAAGGCAATTTTTTAGATATCTTCAACCACGGCCCGGTAGCTTGCATATTATAAATCACTACTTCTTGTTCGTTAAATTTAATAATTGCCCGCTGCTGCGTTTCAGGATGGTCTGCTAAGTGCAGTATTTCGCTAGATACAATTGGATATTTACTGACAATTCCTACAGGGGGAGTGCCAATTTGATAGGGGTAGTCTGCTTTCAACCAGGTAAAAACTCTTTGGGTATGTTTCTTAACGATTTCTTGTAAAAATATAATATCTGGTTTTTGCTGGTCAATCAGTTTAAATAAAGTAGGTGACTGAGTTTTATACCAACTGAGGTTATGAGATAAAACTTTGATGCTGGGCTGCGAATTTGTGATGTTTATTGGTTTTGGGCTAAAGTATTTGACGTGCAGCCAACTTATTAGGATAATGCAGGCGATCGCAGAAATAATAGTGAACCATCTTTTTTTGATAATTAACAATCCGATGATGGGAAGCAGGAAAGTAGGGAAGAAAATTAAGGGGATAAAAGTGCTAATTAAGGCAATAATCCCTATTCTATCCCAAAAGATTAGTTTGAGAAGGAAATAGCAAATAATAAATGCTGAGTAACTGTAAGCAAGAAATTTTGCAGCTTGCTTTAAGCATCTCTTGATTATATCTTTTGGGATGTGCTTCATTGAAAACCTATTAAAATAAAAACTTGCTTAAATCGAATTCTTCATTTGACCGATGCTGGTTGTCTCTTTCAGAAATCAAAACCAACAAAAGGCGATCGGTATAATCCGCCGCCCCCCGCAACTCTTCTCGCAAAATTTCCAGTCCGCCGTTAGCATATTCTTCAAAAATGTGCAAGCGTTCTGCTTCCAATTTTTCGTCTAGATGGGAGAGAATTTGAGGATTTTTAGTTTCGGCGATCGCAATTAATTTAATTGCCATATCGTAACCCCTCGATATAAAAATATCAACATCTATCGCACCCGGTTCTCGTTTAGAAATTTCCCCCAAAGGCGATCGTTTTTTTCGCTGTTTTCCCAAGGATGCGGCGAAAGCGATGACATCGGCGTAAGTCTGAAATGGCGCGGAGTTGTTATCCGATAAAGTTAATGATTTGACTAACTCCGCTTTATCTTTAGCAATTCTAATTTTGTTAGCAGCCATTGGGATTAATATGTAATTTTTAACTGAGTAATTTGATTGATAGAGTAACCGCAGATTAGAGGCAGATAAACACAGATTAACGCAGATAATTTTCAGAATGTCCGCAACAACATAATTTTTTGTGCAAAACCTCCTCTTGCTTCCCGCCTCTTCATTTGTTCCGCCAAAAGTCGATCGCCGGAAATGCCAAAACTCGCCATCACCGCATCTATTACCTCATACAAATCCGCCAATTCCGCCACCAAATCTTCGTCGTGGGCCTGCGCCGCTTCCCCCGCTTCTTCAATCAATTTCTGCAGCAAAGCTTGACGGTATTCTGCCTCCGACAAAATTACAAACTCGCATTCATTCCCGCTTTTGCAAATAATTTCAGGAATGCGATCGCGCACCAACTTATGATACTCTTTTTCCACGTCAAACCCCCTTCAACCTTGAGTAAAAGTTTGAATCAACCAGCGATTTATTTCCCCATCATCTTCTGTTTGACTCCGGTTCAAAGCTTCCTCCACTAACCGGATTTCCAGCCCCGGCAAAACCCGCGACTCTTGAATTCTCCCGCTACTTCCCTCACTAATCGCAAACGCAAAAACCTCCCGCGTGTTTGCACGTTCAACCCAATATTCACTAATTCCTGCATTTTCGTAAAGCAACCGCTTACTGCCTAAATCATCGTTAAAAGAAGATGCACCAATTTCTATTACCAAATTAGGCGGATCGTATTCAGTCAAATCAACAGTTGAATTGCTGTCATCAGGAGGCACTCTCAAAGCTGAACCAATGTAGTAAGCTAAATCCGGCTGAAACTCCCCAATACCTGCTTTGCGAAAACTGGTGTTAGTAAACTGAACTACTCGGATATTTCTCAATGTTGCAAACAGAATAACTACACAGGCCATAATTGAATTTTGACGCCCGTGCAATGGCCCTACTGGTGACATTTCTACCCTCATATGTTCTTGATAGTAATAAAACTTGCCCTTTTCCCATGCTGAGGACTCAGCAAAATTTAGAAACTCTTCCCACGTCGCCTTCACCCAAATATCCGTTTCCAAAACCTGCGTAATTGCCGAATTAGAAGTCATAATCCACCTCTACAATTTCCGTATATTCAAATTCCACGTCAAACTCCTTTCAACCTTGACTAAAAATTTGAATCAACCAGCGATTAATTTCCCCATCATCTTGCGTTTGACTCCGATTCAAAGCTTCCTCAACTAACCGGATTTCTAGCCCAGGTAAAACCCGCGACTCTTGAATTCTCCCGCTACCTCCGCCATTAATCGCAAACGCAAAAACCTCCTGCGTATTCGCACGATCCACCCAATATTCGCTAATTCCTGCGTCTTCGTAAAGCAACCGCTTGCTGCCTAAATCATCATTAAAAGAAGATGCACCAATTTCTATTACCAAATTAGGCGCATCGTATTGATCCAAATTAACAGGTGAATTGCTGTCTTTAGGAGGCACTCTCAAATCTGAACCGATGTAGTAAGCTAGATCGGGTTGAAACTCGCGGATACCTGCTTTGCGAAAACTGGTATTTGCAAACTGAACTACTCGGATATTTCTCAACGTCGCAAACAGAATAACCGCATAGGAAACAATCGAATTATCGCTACCGTGCAATGGCCCTACTGGTGACATTTCTACCCTCATATGTTCTTGATAGTAATAAAACTTGCCCTTTTCCCATGCTAAATCCTCAGCAAAATTCAGAAACTCTTCCCACGTCGCCTTCACCCAAATATCCGTTTCCAAAGCCTGCGTAATTGCCGAATTAGAAGCCATAATCCACCTCTACAATTTCCGTATATTCAAATTCATTTGGACTGCGCTTAACTAAAGGATAGCGCGTCCCGCCAAGTTCGATCGCATCTTCTTCACAATCAGCTTTCGGAGAATTGTACACCAGCACGTATTCCCTGCCGGTGTAACTTTCCATCTCTTGAGCAACTTCTCCGCGCCACTGAGTTTTAGTTACCAAAACTACCAATTGATTCGCCAACTTCGGCAGCTTATTCGCGATTTGCTTGCGATAAATCTCGTCCAAACTGCCAAAGGGAGAATCCATTACAATTGGAAACGTACTGCTATCCGGGCCCATTAAGGTATTCTTTTGACTCCACTCCCGCACGCCCTGAATAATCCCGCCAATAAACGATAAACTGAGAATTTGATTTTCTCCTGTAGAAGCGGCAACTAAAGATTCTTTGCCCGACGTATTTTCTACTAGCGTCAGTTCGTATTTATCGCTCAACTTGGGGATGTAAGGAGTAAAAGAAATTTGACTGAAAATATCTTGCACCCGCTGTTCCAACTGAGAAGAAAACTGTTTTTCTAAGCGCGATCGCACTTCAGTTAGGCGATCGATCGCATCCTGAGTCGCAGCAATCCGGCGCTGGGCCAATACTTGCCTTTGCTCGTTTAGCTGCTGCTTGTCGATTTGCTTGTCCAGATTGGCGATCGACGCCTTCAAACTCTCAATCTGCTGCTGGTTAGAGCCTGTTTCCCGGTGCAAATCGCCAATTTTTGCCTCAATTTCATCCAAGCGCTTTTGCAAGCGGCTGACATCCTCGTCAGGAAAATTTCGCAGCTTGCTATGAATATCGTCTAACTGCGTTTCCACCCTAGAAAGTTCGGTTCTGTCGCGGCTGATATTGCCTTGGTGTCGGTCAATTTCCTCCCAAAATTCAGCCACTTGCCTGTCAATTTCATTTACCCGATCGCTAATCCGAATAGTTGTTTCTTCCACATCCCCAACACCCGCCTTATCCATCCAACCGCTAACCTGTTGGCGAGACTCTGAACCCTCCACTAATTCCGCACCGCAGATACACCGCTGCTGCGCTAATAACTCTTCCAAAAACGGTCGCTGAATCCCCGAAAGCAACGAGCCACCTTCCCGCAAACCCCCGACTATTACTTCAAATTCAGCCGCCGCATCTGACAGAAATACCGCGTAACCGCGCACAGAAATTGATCGCTTGAGAGCATCTGTAGCTTGTGAAATTTGTTGCTTAAGTAAACTTTTCTGCATTTCCAATTCGTCTCGCAACTTTTGTAAATCTGCCGCACCGCTAAGTTCCAACAAGTTACCATTAACTGCTTTTTTCAACTCCCCTTG of Oscillatoria nigro-viridis PCC 7112 contains these proteins:
- a CDS encoding Uma2 family endonuclease produces the protein MASNSAITQALETDIWVKATWEEFLNFAEDLAWEKGKFYYYQEHMRVEMSPVGPLHGSDNSIVSYAVILFATLRNIRVVQFANTSFRKAGIREFQPDLAYYIGSDLRVPPKDSNSPVNLDQYDAPNLVIEIGASSFNDDLGSKRLLYEDAGISEYWVDRANTQEVFAFAINGGGSGRIQESRVLPGLEIRLVEEALNRSQTQDDGEINRWLIQIFSQG
- a CDS encoding AAA family ATPase; the protein is MKLISITLCNFRQFYGKSPEIKLASDLQNITVIHGNNGAGKTALMNAFTWVLYGKFSAAFAAEEQLVNKRALAEAEMGKAVGCWAEIVFEHDSTRYQARRICRAYKSENTVEHGKAELFLNVAKDNGLWLKPDQHPDDIIGRILPESLHKYFFFDGERIEQIVRYDKKAEIAEATKELLGVEVLNRSIRHLGEAKKSLETDLNIIGNAETKKLLKDKQKFEQEAEQLSGRQVEIERELANQGELKKAVNGNLLELSGAADLQKLRDELEMQKSLLKQQISQATDALKRSISVRGYAVFLSDAAAEFEVIVGGLREGGSLLSGIQRPFLEELLAQQRCICGAELVEGSESRQQVSGWMDKAGVGDVEETTIRISDRVNEIDRQVAEFWEEIDRHQGNISRDRTELSRVETQLDDIHSKLRNFPDEDVSRLQKRLDEIEAKIGDLHRETGSNQQQIESLKASIANLDKQIDKQQLNEQRQVLAQRRIAATQDAIDRLTEVRSRLEKQFSSQLEQRVQDIFSQISFTPYIPKLSDKYELTLVENTSGKESLVAASTGENQILSLSFIGGIIQGVREWSQKNTLMGPDSSTFPIVMDSPFGSLDEIYRKQIANKLPKLANQLVVLVTKTQWRGEVAQEMESYTGREYVLVYNSPKADCEEDAIELGGTRYPLVKRSPNEFEYTEIVEVDYGF
- a CDS encoding Uma2 family endonuclease, giving the protein MTSNSAITQVLETDIWVKATWEEFLNFAESSAWEKGKFYYYQEHMRVEMSPVGPLHGRQNSIMACVVILFATLRNIRVVQFTNTSFRKAGIGEFQPDLAYYIGSALRVPPDDSNSTVDLTEYDPPNLVIEIGASSFNDDLGSKRLLYENAGISEYWVERANTREVFAFAISEGSSGRIQESRVLPGLEIRLVEEALNRSQTEDDGEINRWLIQTFTQG
- a CDS encoding DNA phosphorothioation-associated protein 4; translation: MAANKIRIAKDKAELVKSLTLSDNNSAPFQTYADVIAFAASLGKQRKKRSPLGEISKREPGAIDVDIFISRGYDMAIKLIAIAETKNPQILSHLDEKLEAERLHIFEEYANGGLEILREELRGAADYTDRLLLVLISERDNQHRSNEEFDLSKFLF
- a CDS encoding nucleoside triphosphate pyrophosphohydrolase encodes the protein MEKEYHKLVRDRIPEIICKSGNECEFVILSEAEYRQALLQKLIEEAGEAAQAHDEDLVAELADLYEVIDAVMASFGISGDRLLAEQMKRREARGGFAQKIMLLRTF
- a CDS encoding endonuclease/exonuclease/phosphatase family protein, with protein sequence MKHIPKDIIKRCLKQAAKFLAYSYSAFIICYFLLKLIFWDRIGIIALISTFIPLIFFPTFLLPIIGLLIIKKRWFTIISAIACIILISWLHVKYFSPKPINITNSQPSIKVLSHNLSWYKTQSPTLFKLIDQQKPDIIFLQEIVKKHTQRVFTWLKADYPYQIGTPPVGIVSKYPIVSSEILHLADHPETQQRAIIKFNEQEVVIYNMQATGPWLKISKKLPFLKVPVYKYDKRSPEIQDLVQRVERETLPVIVAGDFNMTDETQDYDKVQKVMQDAFRKSGWGLGFTWPHGWELKFLVKRSNWRLNYPVFRIDYIWYSKHWGAKSSSVLEATESDHLPVAAELILLK